From a region of the Arvicanthis niloticus isolate mArvNil1 chromosome 6, mArvNil1.pat.X, whole genome shotgun sequence genome:
- the Dusp14 gene encoding dual specificity protein phosphatase 14, translated as MSSRGHSTLPRTLMAPRMISEGDIGGIAQITSSLFLGRASVASNRHLLQARGITCVVNATIEIPNFNWPQFEYVKVPLADIPHAPIRLYFDTVADKIHSVSKKHGATLVHCAAGVSRSATLCIAYLMKFHNLCLLEAYNWVKARRPVIRPNLGFWRQLIDYESQLFGKSSVKMVHTPYGIIPDVYEKESRHLMPYWGI; from the coding sequence ATGAGCTCCAGAGGTCACAGCACACTCCCACGGACTCTCATGGCTCCTCGGATGATTTCCGAGGGAGACATAGGAGGCATTGCTCAGatcacctcctctctcttcttgggCAGAGCCAGTGTGGCCTCCAACCGCCACCTCCTCCAGGCCCGTGGCATCACCTGCGTCGTCAACGCAACCATCGAGATCCCCAACTTCAACTGGCCCCAGTTTGAATATGTTAAAGTGCCTCTGGCTGACATCCCTCATGCCCCCATTAGACTGTACTTTGACACTGTGGCCGACAAGATCCACAGCGTGAGCAAGAAGCACGGGGCTACCTTGGTGCACTGTGCTGCAGGCGTGAGCCGCTCGGCCACCCTCTGTATCGCGTACCTGATGAAATTCCACAACTTGTGCCTGTTGGAGGCATACAACTGGGTGAAAGCCCGGAGGCCTGTCATCAGGCCCAACCTGGGCTTCTGGAGGCAGCTGATAGACTACGAGAGCCAGCTCTTTGGGAAGTCTTCGGTTAAGATGGTACACACACCCTATGGCATCATTCCAGACGTTTATGAGAAGGAGTCCCGACACTTGATGCCTTATTGGGGGATTTAG